In Plasmodium gaboni strain SY75 chromosome 14, whole genome shotgun sequence, one genomic interval encodes:
- a CDS encoding putative CCR4-associated factor 16, translated as MNQIVINNLNYNYYNGIQRTRIKALQNVTLCFERGMRILVCGKNGAGKSTLLSIIAGKKLIMENEVLIFKKHAFHDTDISNKIGYVGEWWSEEYAMNISIKDFCFNYGYTKRYKNLLKLFELDENKIISSLSKGERKKVQIMVNIIVRKDIYIFDEATESLDLVSRKLLLEFLKKECIKYNSIVIYSTHIFDHMDKWSTHVLYLSEGIVTFFSSIYNITSLENYSSLAEHICDHMVEEIKKKEKVDKLDDLLLIDSD; from the exons atgaaccAAATAgtaattaataatttaaattataattactATAATGGTATACAAAGAACACGTATTAAAGCCTTACAAAATGTCACCTTATGTTTTGAAAGGGGGATGAGGATATTAGTATGTGGAAAAAATGGAGCAGGAAAAAGTACATTATTGAGTATCATAGCAGGAAAAAAA cTAATTATGGAAAACGAAGTACTAATATTTAAGAAACATGCTTTTCACGATACAGACATATCTAATAAAATTGGTTACGTTGGAGAATGGTGGAGTGAAG AGTATGCTATGAATATTAGCATAAAAGATTTCTGTTTCAATTATGGATATACTAAAAGATACAagaatttattaaaattattcgaactagatgaaaataaaattatatctAGTCTTTCTAAAGGTGAAAGGAAAAAGGTTCAAATCATGGTTAATATAATTGTGAGAAaagatatttatatatttgatgAAGCTACTGAATCGCTCGATTTGGTGTCAAGGAAATTATTACTAGA ATTTTTAAAGAAAGAATgcataaaatataatagCATTGTTATATACTCAACGCATATTTTTGACCATATGGATAAGTGGTCTACTCACGTTCTATATCTTTCTGAAGGAATAGttacttttttttcaagcatttataatattacaag TCTTGAGAATTATTCTTCCCTGGCCGAACACATTTGTGACCACATGGTGGAggaaattaaaaaaaaggaaaaggTCGATAAATTGGACG ATCTCCTGTTAATTGATTCAGattaa
- a CDS encoding putative queuine tRNA-ribosyltransferase, which translates to MKVVSYNYRVKNVKDIETPTYTILTNNITPEYINLELLRTIDKKFIINCSLLEIYNNLDLFEKAKEYFSSNKTNELSEHYLHQFCDFQDSYRYLNIRNVLVDDYNINLHKFISLKYDNSTAVFSIDDFIKCLKIFEPDIFCIPCEEIKINEQIGKKKKNRIINLMNEFLEKVHIIKNTNLSKSLCILSIPCIVDINTLIIETLNKYDSIIDGILLSGLGYDESNEIRTNAFNNIFNILPNNKLKFIQLSIGNPIEILHAIYHGIDVIEPNFPYLLAKNGKAINMNIKMDNLQGKHEYDLQNKNNHNINHINLLDFKNDYKFIIDLNNPKYVFDHSTITYNSPRKESKSYVHHLLKCHELTAHVILTYHNIYMYRSFFHEIQLHIKQNSFLSYINWFIEKNEIK; encoded by the coding sequence atgaaaGTTGTATCTTATAACTATCGTGTAAAAAATGTAAAGGATATAGAAACACCGACATACACAATATTAACAAATAACATAACACCggaatatattaatttagAGCTTTTAAGAACAatagataaaaaatttataataaattgtTCATTActtgaaatatataataatctAGATCTTTTTGAAAAAGCAAAGGAATATTTTTCATCGaataaaacaaatgaaTTATCAGAACATTATTTACATCAATTTTGTGATTTCCAAGATAGTTATAgatatttaaatatacgAAATGTTTTAGTAgatgattataatataaatttacataaatttattagtttaaaatatgataattcTACTGCAGTATTTTCTATAGACgattttattaaatgtttaaaaatatttgaacctgatattttttgtatCCCATGcgaagaaataaaaataaatgaacaaattggtaaaaaaaaaaaaaataggataataaatttaatgaatgaatttttagaaaaagtacatattataaaaaatacaaatttATCCAAGTctttatgtattttatcAATACCATGTATAGTAGATATTAATACTTTAATTATAGAAACGctaaataaatatgattCTATTATCGATGGAATATTATTAAGTGGATTAGGATATGATGAATCAAATGAAATTCGTACTAATGCTttcaataatatttttaatattttaccaaataataaattaaaatttatacaACTAAGTATTGGAAATCCTATAGAAATTTTACACGCCATTTATCATGGGATTGATGTTATAGAACCTAATTTCCCTTATCTCTTAGCAAAAAATGGAAAAGctataaatatgaatataaaaatggaTAATTTACAAGGCAAACATGAATATGATctacaaaataaaaataatcataatataaatcatattAATCTTTTagattttaaaaatgattataaGTTTATTATTGATCTTAATAATCCTAAATATGTTTTCGATCACTCTACTATAACATATAATTCTCCAAGAAAAGAATCCAAATCATACGTACAccatttattaaaatgtcATGAATTAACAGCACATGTTATACTAACCTATcataacatatatatgtacagATCATTTTTTCACGAAATTCAATTACatattaaacaaaatagctttttatcttatattaattggtttatagaaaagaatgaaattaaataa
- a CDS encoding calmodulin → MADKLTEEQISEFKEAFSLFDKDGDGTITTKELGTVMRSLGQNPTEAELQDMINEIDTDGNGTIDFPEFLTLMARKLKDTDTEEELIEAFRVFDRDGDGYISADELRHVMTNLGEKLTNEEVDEMIREADIDGDGQINYEEFVKMMIAK, encoded by the exons ATGGCAGACAAGTTAACAGAAGAACAAATTTCGGAATTCAAAGAAGCCTTTAGTTTGTTTGATAAAGATGGAGATGGAA CTATAACAACGAAGGAGTTAGGAACGGTCATGAGGTCCTTAGGACAAAATCCAACTGAAGCAGAATTGCAAGATATGATTAATGAAATTGATACAGATGGGAATGGAACGATCGATTTTCCCGAATTTCTAACTTTAATGGCaagaaaattaaaagatacGGACACTGAAGAAGAATTAATCGAAGCTTTTCGAGTTTTTGATAGAGATGGTGATGGATATATAAGTGCAGATGAACTAAGACATGTCATGACAAATTTAGGAGAAAAATTAACAAATGAAGAAGTGGATGAAATGATAAGAGAAGCTGATATTGATGGTGATGGACAAATTAATTATGAAGAGTTTGTTAAAATGATGATAGCCAAATGA
- a CDS encoding Hsp70/Hsp90 organizing protein, whose product MVNKEEAQRLKELGNKCFQEGKYEESIKYFSDAITNDPLDHVLYSNLSGAFSSLGRFYEALESANKCISIKKDWPKGYIRKGCAEHGLRQLSNAEKTYLEGLKIDPNNKSLQDALSKVRNENMLENTQLVAHLNNIIENDPQLKSYKEENNNYPTELLNTIKSINSNPMNIRFILSTCHPKISEGVEKFFGFKFSAEGNDAQERQRQQREEEERKKKKEEEERKKKEEEERKKQNRTPEQIQGDEHKLKGNEFYKQKKFDEALKEYEQAIEINPNDIMYHYNKAAVYIEMKNYEKAIETCLYAIENRYNFKAEFIQVAKVYNRLAISYINMKKYDQAIEAYRKSLVEDNNRATRNALKELERRKEKEEKEAYIDPVKAEEHKNKGNEYFKNNDFPNAKKEYDEAIRRNPNDAKLYSNRAAALTKLIEYPSALEDVIKAIELDPNFVKAYSRKGNLHFFMKDYYKALQAYNKGLELDPNNKECLEGYQRCALKIDEMSKSEKVDEEQFKKSMADPEIQQIISDPQFQIILQKLNENPNSISEYIKDPKIFNGLQKLIAAGILKVR is encoded by the coding sequence atGGTTAATAAAGAAGAAGCTCAGAGATTAAAAGAATTAGGAAATAAGTGCTTTCAAGAAGgaaaatatgaagaatcaataaaatattttagTGATGCTATAACAAATGATCCTTTAGATCATGTACTATATTCTAATTTATCTGGTGCATTTTCAAGCTTAGGAAGATTTTATGAAGCTTTAGAGAGTGcaaataaatgtattagCATAAAAAAGGATTGGCCTAAAGGATATATTAGAAAAGGGTGTGCAGAACATGGATTGAGACAATTATCAAATGCAGAGAAAACATATTTAGAAGGTTTAAAAATTGATccaaataataaatcattaCAAGATGCATTATCTAAAGTTagaaatgaaaatatgTTAGAGAATACACAATTAGTTGcacatttaaataatattattgaGAATGATCCACAATTAAAATCTtataaagaagaaaataataactATCCAACTGAGCTATTGAATACTATAAAATCTATCAATAGTAACCCTATGAATATAcgttttattttatctaCTTGTCATCCTAAAATTAGTGAAGGTGTAGAGAAATTTTTCGGATTTAAATTCAGCGCAGAAGGAAATGATGCACAAGAAAGACAAAGACAACAAAgagaagaagaagaaagaaaaaagaaaaaagaagaagaagaaagaaaaaaaaaagaagaagaagaaagGAAAAAACAAAATCGTACTCCTGAACAAATACAAGGAGATGAACATAAATTAAAAGGTAATGAAttttataaacaaaaaaaatttgatgaagcattaaaagaatatgaaCAAGCCATAGAAATAAATCCAAATGATATTATgtatcattataataaagCAGCTGTATATATtgaaatgaaaaattatgaaaaagCTATAGAAACATGTTTATATGCTATAGAAAATagatataattttaaagCAGAATTTATTCAAGTTGCAAAAGTTTATAATAGATTAGCTATTAgttatattaatatgaaaaaatatgatCAAGCAATAGAAGCTTATAGAAAATCTTTAGtagaagataataatagaGCTACAAGAAATGCATTAAAAGAATTAGaaagaagaaaagaaaaagaagaaaaagaagcATATATTGATCCAGTTAAAGCTGAagaacataaaaataaaggaaatgaatattttaaaaataatgattttCCAAATGCCAAAAAAGAATATGATGAAGCTATAAGAAGAAATCCAAATGATGcaaaattatattcaaataGAGCAGCTGCTTTAACTAAATTAATAGAATATCCATCAGCATTAGAGGATGTTATAAAAGCAATTGAATTAGATCCAAATTTTGTTAAAGCATATAGTCGAAAAGGTAATCTACATTTCTTTATGAAAGATTATTATAAAGCTTTACAAGCATATAATAAAGGTTTAGAATTAGATccaaataataaagaatgCTTAGAAGGATATCAAAGATGTGCATTAAAAATTGATGAAATGTCCAAATCAGAAAAAGTTGATGAAGAACAATTTAAAAAATCTATGGCTGATCCAGAAATACAACAAATTATTTCAGACCCACAATTTCAAATCATTCtacaaaaattaaatgaaaatcCTAACTCTATATCGGAGTATATAAAGGATccaaaaatatttaatgGATTACAAAAATTGATAGCTGCAGGAATATTGAAGGTAcgataa
- a CDS encoding putative membrane protein (conserved Plasmodium membrane protein, unknown function), with protein sequence MKLSHLIILNYLFFDNLNGVRSKNISHKEDDCGASELAIKKLQELKKFELDILKDFIKKDTDHTDMYKRYHCISSDFLKNPIKEDKKKDNYINKQDKTDIDNSTNYVNNNKNEKTSFINKIISFVGMWNYKKYVNDIQEPKNEKINIYNNNKTAKELLYNKEDHTNHIPTNENPNSYMQLSGFILSKKSMFLGGKDNASQNFEVGNYGSFYMIFGARNTDYPWACSCDPLQLEEYKEKKRSYVLCSNQLDMSIQNSDLFCNPKNGAQYFYLSYFILFLLFITYI encoded by the exons atgaaattatctcatctaataatattaaattatttattttttg ATAATTTAAATGGGGTTCGAAGCAAGAACATATCTCATAAAGAAG aCGATTGTGGAGCTTCTGAACTAgcaataaaaaaattacaagaattaaaaaaatttgaattagacattttaaaagattttataaaaaaagatacGGATCATACAGATATGTATAAAAGATATCATTGCATATCAAGTGACTTTTTAAAAAACCCTATAAAAGAGGATAAGA agaaagataattatataaataaacaagACAAAACAGACATAGACAACTCAACCAATTATGttaacaataataaaaatgaaaaaaccagctttattaataaaataatttcttttgTAGGAATGTggaattataaaaaatatgtgaACGATATACAAGAACctaaaaatgaaaaaataaatatatataataataataaaacagCAAAGGaacttttatataataaagaagatCATACAAATCATATACCAACAAATGAAAATCCAAACTCATATATGCAATTATCAggttttattttatcaaaaaaaagTATGTTTTTAGGAGGTAAAGATAATGCTAGTCAAAATTTTGAAGTAGGAAATTATGGATCCTTCTATATGATATTCGGTGCAAGAAATACAGATTATCCATGGGCTTGTTCATGTGATCCTTTACAATTAGAAGAATataaagagaaaaaaagaTCATATGTTTTATGTAGTAATCAATTAGATATGTCCATACAAAACTCAGATTTGTTTTGTAATCCTAAAAATGGAGcacaatatttttatttgtcatattttattctattccttttatttatcacatatatataa